A region from the Arvicola amphibius chromosome 12, mArvAmp1.2, whole genome shotgun sequence genome encodes:
- the Fes gene encoding tyrosine-protein kinase Fes/Fps isoform X1 yields MGFSSELCSPQGHGAVQQMQEAELRLLEGMRKWMAQRVKSDREYAGLLHHMSLQDGGGQNWSSGPDSHVSQSWAEITSQTENLSRVLRQHAEDLNSGPLSKLSVLIRERQHLRKTYNEQWQQLQQELTKTHSQDIEKLKSQYRTLVRDSAQARRKYQEASKDKDRDKAKDKYVRSLWKLFAHHNRYVLGVRAAQLHHQHYYQFMLPGLLQSLQDLHEEMAGILKDILQEYLEISSLVQDDVASIHRELAAAAARIQPELEYLGFLRQYGSTPDVPPCVTFDESLLEEGEQLEPGELQLNELTLESVQHTLTSVTDDLAAATKEVLSRQEMVSQLQSELRNEEQSTHPRERVQLLGKRQVLQEAMQGLQVALCSQDKLQAQQELLQNKIEQLGTGEPPAVPLLQDDRHSTSSAEQEREGGRTPTLEILKSHFSGIFRPKFSIPPPLQLVPEVQKPLHEQLWYHGALPRAEVVELLTHSGDFLVRESQGKQEYVLSVLWDGQPRHFIIQSSDNLYRLEGDGFPSIPLLIDHLLSSQQPLTKRSGVVLYRAVPKDKWVLKHEDLVLGEQIGRGNFGDVFSGRLRADNTPVAVKSCRETLPPDLKAKFLQEARILKQYSHPNIVRLIGVCTQKQPIYIVMELVQGGDFLTFLRTEGTRLRVKTLLQMVGDAAAGMEYLESKCCIHRDLAARNCLVTEKNVLKISDFGMSREEADGIYAASGGLRQVPVKWTAPEALNYGRYSSESDVWSFGILLWETFSLGASPYPNLTNQQTREFVEKGGRLPCPELCPDAVFRLMEQCWAYEPAQRPSFSNIVQELQSIRKRHR; encoded by the exons ATGGGCTTCTCTTCCGAGCTGTGCAGCCCCCAGGGCCACGGGGCAGTGCAACAGATGCAGGAAGCGGAGCTCCGCTTACTGGAGGGGATGAGGAAGTGGATGGCCCAGAGGGTCAAGAGTGACCGGGAATATGCAGGACTGCTCCACCACATGTCCCTGCAGGACGGTGGAGGCCAGAACTGGAGCAGTGGCCCTGACAGCCACGTCAGCCAG TCCTGGGCAGAGATCACGAGCCAGACAGAGAACCTGAGCCGGGTGCTGCGGCAGCATGCGGAAGATCTGAACTCGGGGCCCTTGAGCAAGCTGAGTGTGCTGATCCGGGAGCGGCAGCACCTGAGAAAGACGTACAATGAGCagtggcagcagctgcagcaggagctCACCAAG ACCCACAGTCAGGACATCGAAAAGTTAAAGAGCCAGTACCGGACCCTGGTTCGCGATAGCGCCCAGGCCAGGCGCAAGTACCAGGAAGCCAGCAAAG ACAAGGATCGAGACAAGGCCAAAGACAAGTACGTGCGCAGCCTATGGAAGCTCTTCGCACACCACAACCGCTACGTGCTGGGCGTGAGGGCCGCGCAGCTGCACCACCAGCATTACTACCAGTTCATGCTGCCTGGCTTGCTGCAGTCGCTGCAGGACCTGCACGAGGAGATGGCGGGCATCCT GAAGGACATCCTGCAGGAATACCTGGAGATCAGCAGCCTGGTGCAGGACGATGTGGCGTCCATCCACCGGGAGTTGGCGGCAGCTGCTGCCCGCATCCAGCCGGAGTTGGAGTACCTAGGCTTCCTCCGGCAGTACGG ATCCACCCCCGACGTGCCACCTTGTGTCACTTTCGATGAGTCGCTTCTTGAAGAGGGTGAACAGCTGGAACCTGGGGAGCTGCAGCTGAACGAGCTGACCTTGGAGAGCGTGCAACACAC GCTGACCTCTGTGACAGATGACCTGGCCGCGGCCACCAAAGAGGTGCTGAGCCGGCAGGAGATGGTCAGTCAGCTGCAGAGCGAGCTGAGGAATGAGGAACAGAGCACCCATCCCCGGGAGCG GGTGCAGCTTCTAGGCAAGAGGCAGGTGCTGCAGGAGGCGATGCAGGGGTTACAGGTAGCGCTGTGCAGCCAAGACAAGCTTCAGGCccagcaggagctgctgcagaacaAGATAGAGCAACTAGGCACTGGCGAGCCCCCGGCTGTGCCGCTCCTTCAAGATGACCGCCATTCCACCTCCTCCGCG GAGCAGGAGCGAGAGGGGGGAAGGACACCCACACTGGAGATCCTTAAAAGCCACTTCTCTGGAATCTTCCGCCCCAAGTTCTCT ATCCCTCCGCCACTGCAGCTCGTCCCCGAGGTGCAGAAGCCCCTCCATGAGCAGCTGTGGTACCATGGGGCCCTCCCTCGGGCGGAGGTGGTTGAGCTGCTCACACACTCTGGGGACTTCCTGGTTCGAGAAAGCCAGGGCAAGCAGGAGTACGTGCTGTCCGTGCTGTGGGATGGCCAGCCTCGGCACTTCATCATTCAGTCCTCCGAC AACCTGTACCGGCTGGAAGGGGACGGCTTTCCCAGCATCCCTTTGCTCATCGACCACTTGCTGTCCTCCCAGCAGCCCCTGACCAAGAGGAGTGGTGTTGTCCTGTACAGGGCGGTGCCCAAG GACAAGTGGGTGctgaagcatgaggacctggtgTTGGGCGAGCAGATTGGAAGG GGGAACTTTGGAGATGTATTTAGTGGCCGCCTCCGAGCAGACAACACCCCGGTGGCTGTGAAGTCTTGTCGAGAAACACTCCCACCCGACCTCAAGGCCAAGTTTCTTCAAGAAGCAAG GATCCTGAAACAGTACAGCCATCCCAACATTGTGCGTCTCATCGGGGTCTGCACGCAGAAACAGCCCATCTACATTGTCATGGAGCTGGTGCAAG GGGGCGACTTTCTCACCTTCCTGCGGACAGAGGGAACCCGCCTGCGGGTGAAGACGCTGTTGCAGATGGTAGGGGACGCAGCGGCAGGCATGGAGTACTTAGAGAGCAAGTGCTGCATCCACCG GGATCTGGCTGCTCGGAACTGCCTGGTGACTGAGAAGAACGTCCTGAAGATCAGTGACTTCGGGATGTCCCGAGAAGAAGCCGATGGGATCTATGCAGCCTCGGGGGGCCTCAGACAAGTCCCTGTTAAGTGGACTGCCCCCGAGGCCCTTAACTATG GCCGCTATTCCTCAGAGAGCGATGTATGGAGCTTCGGCATTTTGCTGTGGGAGACCTTCAGCCTGGGGGCCTCACCCTATCCCAACCTCACCAATCAGCAGACGCGGGAGTTTGTGGAAAAGG GGGGTCGTCTGCCTTGCCCAGAGCTGTGCCCTGATGCAGTCTTCAGACTCATGGAACAGTGCTGGGCCTATGAGCCTGCGCAGAGGCCTAGCTTCAGCAACATCGTCCAGGAGCTACAGAGCATCCGCAAGCGGCATCGGTGA
- the Fes gene encoding tyrosine-protein kinase Fes/Fps isoform X2, whose product MGFSSELCSPQGHGAVQQMQEAELRLLEGMRKWMAQRVKSDREYAGLLHHMSLQDGGGQNWSSGPDSHVSQSWAEITSQTENLSRVLRQHAEDLNSGPLSKLSVLIRERQHLRKTYNEQWQQLQQELTKTHSQDIEKLKSQYRTLVRDSAQARRKYQEASKDKDRDKAKDKYVRSLWKLFAHHNRYVLGVRAAQLHHQHYYQFMLPGLLQSLQDLHEEMAGILKDILQEYLEISSLVQDDVASIHRELAAAAARIQPELEYLGFLRQYGSTPDVPPCVTFDESLLEEGEQLEPGELQLNELTLESVQHTLTSVTDDLAAATKEVLSRQEMVSQLQSELRNEEQSTHPRERVQLLGKRQVLQEAMQGLQVALCSQDKLQAQQELLQNKIEQLGTGEPPAVPLLQDDRHSTSSAEQEREGGRTPTLEILKSHFSGIFRPKFSIPPPLQLVPEVQKPLHEQLWYHGALPRAEVVELLTHSGDFLVRESQGKQEYVLSVLWDGQPRHFIIQSSDNLYRLEGDGFPSIPLLIDHLLSSQQPLTKRSGVVLYRAVPKDKWVLKHEDLVLGEQIGRGNFGDVFSGRLRADNTPVAVKSCRETLPPDLKAKFLQEARILKQYSHPNIVRLIGVCTQKQPIYIVMELVQEGTRLRVKTLLQMVGDAAAGMEYLESKCCIHRDLAARNCLVTEKNVLKISDFGMSREEADGIYAASGGLRQVPVKWTAPEALNYGRYSSESDVWSFGILLWETFSLGASPYPNLTNQQTREFVEKGGRLPCPELCPDAVFRLMEQCWAYEPAQRPSFSNIVQELQSIRKRHR is encoded by the exons ATGGGCTTCTCTTCCGAGCTGTGCAGCCCCCAGGGCCACGGGGCAGTGCAACAGATGCAGGAAGCGGAGCTCCGCTTACTGGAGGGGATGAGGAAGTGGATGGCCCAGAGGGTCAAGAGTGACCGGGAATATGCAGGACTGCTCCACCACATGTCCCTGCAGGACGGTGGAGGCCAGAACTGGAGCAGTGGCCCTGACAGCCACGTCAGCCAG TCCTGGGCAGAGATCACGAGCCAGACAGAGAACCTGAGCCGGGTGCTGCGGCAGCATGCGGAAGATCTGAACTCGGGGCCCTTGAGCAAGCTGAGTGTGCTGATCCGGGAGCGGCAGCACCTGAGAAAGACGTACAATGAGCagtggcagcagctgcagcaggagctCACCAAG ACCCACAGTCAGGACATCGAAAAGTTAAAGAGCCAGTACCGGACCCTGGTTCGCGATAGCGCCCAGGCCAGGCGCAAGTACCAGGAAGCCAGCAAAG ACAAGGATCGAGACAAGGCCAAAGACAAGTACGTGCGCAGCCTATGGAAGCTCTTCGCACACCACAACCGCTACGTGCTGGGCGTGAGGGCCGCGCAGCTGCACCACCAGCATTACTACCAGTTCATGCTGCCTGGCTTGCTGCAGTCGCTGCAGGACCTGCACGAGGAGATGGCGGGCATCCT GAAGGACATCCTGCAGGAATACCTGGAGATCAGCAGCCTGGTGCAGGACGATGTGGCGTCCATCCACCGGGAGTTGGCGGCAGCTGCTGCCCGCATCCAGCCGGAGTTGGAGTACCTAGGCTTCCTCCGGCAGTACGG ATCCACCCCCGACGTGCCACCTTGTGTCACTTTCGATGAGTCGCTTCTTGAAGAGGGTGAACAGCTGGAACCTGGGGAGCTGCAGCTGAACGAGCTGACCTTGGAGAGCGTGCAACACAC GCTGACCTCTGTGACAGATGACCTGGCCGCGGCCACCAAAGAGGTGCTGAGCCGGCAGGAGATGGTCAGTCAGCTGCAGAGCGAGCTGAGGAATGAGGAACAGAGCACCCATCCCCGGGAGCG GGTGCAGCTTCTAGGCAAGAGGCAGGTGCTGCAGGAGGCGATGCAGGGGTTACAGGTAGCGCTGTGCAGCCAAGACAAGCTTCAGGCccagcaggagctgctgcagaacaAGATAGAGCAACTAGGCACTGGCGAGCCCCCGGCTGTGCCGCTCCTTCAAGATGACCGCCATTCCACCTCCTCCGCG GAGCAGGAGCGAGAGGGGGGAAGGACACCCACACTGGAGATCCTTAAAAGCCACTTCTCTGGAATCTTCCGCCCCAAGTTCTCT ATCCCTCCGCCACTGCAGCTCGTCCCCGAGGTGCAGAAGCCCCTCCATGAGCAGCTGTGGTACCATGGGGCCCTCCCTCGGGCGGAGGTGGTTGAGCTGCTCACACACTCTGGGGACTTCCTGGTTCGAGAAAGCCAGGGCAAGCAGGAGTACGTGCTGTCCGTGCTGTGGGATGGCCAGCCTCGGCACTTCATCATTCAGTCCTCCGAC AACCTGTACCGGCTGGAAGGGGACGGCTTTCCCAGCATCCCTTTGCTCATCGACCACTTGCTGTCCTCCCAGCAGCCCCTGACCAAGAGGAGTGGTGTTGTCCTGTACAGGGCGGTGCCCAAG GACAAGTGGGTGctgaagcatgaggacctggtgTTGGGCGAGCAGATTGGAAGG GGGAACTTTGGAGATGTATTTAGTGGCCGCCTCCGAGCAGACAACACCCCGGTGGCTGTGAAGTCTTGTCGAGAAACACTCCCACCCGACCTCAAGGCCAAGTTTCTTCAAGAAGCAAG GATCCTGAAACAGTACAGCCATCCCAACATTGTGCGTCTCATCGGGGTCTGCACGCAGAAACAGCCCATCTACATTGTCATGGAGCTGGTGCAAG AGGGAACCCGCCTGCGGGTGAAGACGCTGTTGCAGATGGTAGGGGACGCAGCGGCAGGCATGGAGTACTTAGAGAGCAAGTGCTGCATCCACCG GGATCTGGCTGCTCGGAACTGCCTGGTGACTGAGAAGAACGTCCTGAAGATCAGTGACTTCGGGATGTCCCGAGAAGAAGCCGATGGGATCTATGCAGCCTCGGGGGGCCTCAGACAAGTCCCTGTTAAGTGGACTGCCCCCGAGGCCCTTAACTATG GCCGCTATTCCTCAGAGAGCGATGTATGGAGCTTCGGCATTTTGCTGTGGGAGACCTTCAGCCTGGGGGCCTCACCCTATCCCAACCTCACCAATCAGCAGACGCGGGAGTTTGTGGAAAAGG GGGGTCGTCTGCCTTGCCCAGAGCTGTGCCCTGATGCAGTCTTCAGACTCATGGAACAGTGCTGGGCCTATGAGCCTGCGCAGAGGCCTAGCTTCAGCAACATCGTCCAGGAGCTACAGAGCATCCGCAAGCGGCATCGGTGA